The sequence below is a genomic window from Salinispira pacifica.
GGATCTGGATGCTCCCCTCGCAGAACAGATCCAACGGTTTGCGGAAGAACAAAACATTCCGGTTTCCATGAAAATCCCCTTTCACAGAGGCATTGTGGATTCTATACTGCAGAGACACATTCCATCCCTGGGAATGAAAGAAGAATACGAAGAATGGGGCATGGAACAATTGATCCATGCACTGAAGGAAGGCTGAGTGCCGGGAAGAAGAAAGCGGAGGAACTGCCGCTCCCTTGAAGGGGGGAGGAATTTTAAGCCGTCGGGGGTTCCATCCTACTCGCTGGAACGAATATCACTTGATCTTGACGAGTTTGAAGCAGTCAGGCTCTGCGACCACGAAGGGAAAAGTCAGATTGAAGCAGCCCGGATCATGGAAATTTCCCGGGGAACTGTTCAGCGCCTTCTGGAAAGCGGACGCTGGAAGATTACCGAAATTCTTCTCCATAACCATGAGCTTGTCATACCGGAATCTCCCGGCGATGATGCGCAGTAATATACGCCCCGGACTTGAACCCGGGCAGAGATGGCTCCCTGCATTCGCGTTTTCCCGGCAGTCGTTGCCGATGCAGTTGTTCTGAGCATTCTCAATTGACTCCCTGGCATGTTTTGATGATATTTACCGCATGCGGATCAGTGAACAGCAGAAGATCTGCCCGGTATGCGGTCGGCCTTTTTCAAACAGAAAGAGATGGGATTCAAGAGGGCAGTGGGAACAGATCAAATATTGCAGCGATTCATGTCGAAGAAAACGAAAACACATAAAACAACAGTGATGCAGGACATTTTACGACTCAGCCGCGGGCAGGCAACTGTTTCCCGCCGGGGTTCCAGAGCTGTTCCCCACCGCCTGAATAAGAGCGAAATGCGGGAGTTTGAAAGGGCCGCAGAACGGGGCTATGCCGAATTCCCCTACCCCAGGCAGGCTCTGTTAAATACCTTCACTGAATTTCAGCATGCCCGGGAAAACACTGCCATTATTCACGAAAAGCAGAACCATGGCGATTACCTCCACTGGAATCCCCTGGTTACCGGTGATGATAGCCCCGAGCCCCGGCTTCCCGCCGAGCTCCAGCCCTACCCTGCCCGGGTCACCATTCAGGGCTGGAAATTCGGCCCTATAGACAGGCAGACAGCACGCTTACTCAGGGAGATACTATGCACATCAACCGGGAAGAAATAGATGGACTGGACCGGATATTCCGGCTGAATTTGATAAACTCGGTTACCGGAATCAAGCCGGCCAACCTGGTGGGTACACGCTCCCTGGATGGGCGTGAGAATCTGGCCATCATCAGTTCGGTGGTGCACATCGGCAGCAATCCGCCGCTTATCGGATTCTTTGTCCGGCCCAGTCAACAGACCAGACGTCACAGCTATATCAACCTCCGGGAGACCGGAGTCTACAGCATCAACCATCTCCCCTCCACCATGTCCCGGCAGGGACACTGGACTTCTGCAAAATTCGGCAGGGAGGAGTCGGAGTTCGCATATTGCGGTTTTACTCCGGAGTATATTGAGGGATTCCCAGCCCCCCTGGTTCAGGAATCCCGTATCAAAATCGCCCTGGAATTCCGCCAGGCAATTCCCGTCAGCCTGAACGACACAACACTGGTGATCGGCGAGGTGATACACCTGCTTGCGGACGATGAACTGATCGGCTCGCAGGGGGCTTTGGATCTGGAACAAAGCGGGTCCGCCGGGATCTCCGGAGTGAGCGGATATTATGTACTGAACAAAACCGCAGAATATCCCTACGCCCGCCGTGAGGAACTCCCGGATACCTGGAAGTAAAGAAGGCGTTTTCCGGAAGAATGCCGCCGTATTTTCCTCAGCTCAATTGATTTATCCGTTCCCTGCGATATAGTAGTTCTAGGGATAAAAGACGTAACGGATGGGTGCTCTAATTGATATCACCAGCCGTACAGCCTATACTTAATCCTGAGGCGGATGAATATGATCAAAAGAATCATCATACTCTCCCTCGTATCAGTTCTCCTGATTACATCGTGCAGCATCTTCGGTCTTAAAACTATTTCATGGGAATTCGACGAGGAACAGTTCCTTCAGTTTTCCACCAATAAAAAGATCCTTCAGGGTCGTCTGGTATACAGCCCCGATCCGGATGCGGGAAGCGACAGCTTCAGCACATATACCATCAGCGCAAAGAAAATGAGCGGCGATATTTCCGCCGGGTTCGGCATGTATTTTGATGATCAGGGTGAAGAGAACTTTTACCTCTTTCTAATCAGCATGGACGGAGCATATGCCTTTCTGAAATACGGCGACGGGATCCCGGAAGAGATTATTCCCTGGACCCACAGCACTGCAGTGAACACCGGTGCAGGTGAAGCCAATGAATTGAGGGTCCAGCGGCCGACGGCATCGGCATTTGAGTTCTATATAAATGACGTTCAGGTGAACACCATCAGTGATGAAAGCTACAGCGGCGGTTCAAGAGGCTTCGCCCTTGTTGTGGGAGAAGGGGAAGATTTCCCGGATACCCCGGCGGATGTCCGATTCAGCTCCCCCACTCTCACAGCCCCCAGCGTAATCAATATCTCAACCCCGGTTCAGCCCCTGCAGTTATCATCCCCGGTAGACCGGGCCAGGGAGTATGACAATGAAGATTAATTACCCCAAGGATTTTCAGAATAAAATTGAAGAGTTAAAGCACCAGTCTTCACTGCTGATGCACAGCATGGAGGACGGAAGTTTTTACCGCCTCAGTATCGCCCGGCGAAGAGAGCAGATCAACCGGGTAAAGGGGCTCTACAACGGACTGCTGGGACACATGAAAATGCCGGAGCTCAAAGGCATGCTCCTGGCCACCGCCCTGCTTCTTTCGTCAACGGGCTGTGATCTCATAAACCTCAACCACGGCCAGTCCCCTGACAGGGTTTCAAACAACAATCCCCCGGATGTTCCCACACTCGCCCACAGATCCCAGATCACATCAAGCATATTTTCTTTTGATGCATCAGCAGCCACAGATCCAGACGGTGATGCCCTTGAGTTCAGCTGGAATTTCACCGGTCAGAACAGCGGAGCCACCTACAATTCTTCAACCGCAGCAGGCAGCGTGGACCTCAGCGAAAACGACATTTTCGATGTCACCCTCACTGTGAAGGATGAAAACGGTGCAGCAAACATTCAGTCGGCACAGTTCCGGCATCTGGCACCGGCTTTTACCGGAAGCGACGGTGCCGCTACATTCGGCGATCTGGCCGCCATCTCCACAGAACCCACGTTTACCTTTACAGATATCGACAATGACGGGGATCTGGACATGTTTTCCATCGAATCAACAAACTACAGCAGTATTTCCGGTAATGATTTCTATTTTCATCAGAATACCGGAACTGCAGCAGCCCCGAATTTCGCCGCTCCCATACTTGCAAACAGCGCTCCGTACAATATCACCACCGCAAATCCCATGGTGAACACTGCGGGACTTACCTTCGCAGACATGGACGGCGATGGCGATGTGGATATGCTTCACAGCGAAGATGCCACCGTCTTACTCACCACCAACGGCGGAACCGCCGACGCCCCAGATTTCTTTCCGGGAAGAAGCTCATTGACCAACTTTACTCCCAGTGCCGGGACTGAAAAAAGCGTAGCTGCGGCAGATCTGGACAATGACGGTGACCAGGATCTGCTCCTGGGGCTGGATACCGGATATTTGCAGCTGCATATCAACCAGGGTACTCCCGAAGTCCATGACTTTGGTAACGTGACTCCTGGGAATATGCTGGACTCCAGTATGGCCACCATCGATCTGGGTACCGGTGTTGTCGTTCAGCTTGCCGACCTTGACCGGGACGGAGACTTTGATATTTTTGCCGGCAATAATGCAGGAACCCTGTACTTCCTTGAAAATACCGGCGACCCTTCCAATCCGGTGTTCGCCCCTCCGGTGAGTAACGGTTTCGGTTTAACCCAGGCCTACTCCGGTCCGATAATACCTGCAACCGCCGATATTGACGGCGATGGCGACCGGGATCTAATTTCAGTTACTTACCGGAATTATTCACCCTATTACGATGCCTACATACAATTCTTCGAAAACACCGAGTTCTGATGGCGTATACAACACAGCCTCCCGCTCCATTCACCTGCAGCTACTCGCCCAATATTCCGGAGTTTTTCAATCAGGCCGGCTGCACCCTGGTTATTTCCACATATCAGGCGGGGAAGGTAATTTTCCTCTCCGCACTGAACGATGAGCGGTTGGTTCAGCTCCCCAGGAATTTTACCGGGGCCATGGCACTGGGACTGAAGGACAATCATCTTGCGGTCTCCGAGGGCGGCAGGGTGGTGGTGCTGAAGAGTGATCAGGGTCTTGCGGCGGGGTACCCGCGTCAGCCCGGAGTGTACGAGACTCTTTTTGTGCCCCGTAATATCTATTTCACCGGACAAATCAACCTTCATGCCCTGGAATGGGGGGAAGACGGGCTGTACGGCATGAACACCCAGTTTTCCTGCATCTGCACCATCGATGACGAGTACTCGTTCACACCCTTTTGGACGCCTCCTAATATCTCCAGACTCGTTCCCGAGGACCGTTGTCATCTCAACGGCATGGCCATGGAAAACGGCCGCCCGGCCTTTGCCACCGCCTTCAATACCGGCGATTCAAAACGCTCCTGGAAGGAGGGCCTGCCCGGCGGGGGCGTCCTGTTTCATGTTGATTCAGGGGAAGTGCTGCTTGAAGATCTTCAGATGCCCCACACACCCAGACTGTGGGACGGAAAGCTCTATATGCTGCTATCGGCCACCGGCGAACTGATCTGTGCAGACCCGGAGACCCGCAGCTACGATGTGGTGAGAAAAATCGGAGGCTTTGTACGGGGAATGGCAAAATTCGGGGATTTTGTGTTCATAGCCTACTCGCGGCTGCGGCAGAACTCTTCGGTATTCGCCCGGCTGGATATCGACCGGGAGCACAGCCGTGCGGGAGTGGATATTATCCACCTGCCCACCGCTGCCAAGGTGGGCGAAATCCGCTATGAAAGTTCGGTGGATGAAATTTTCGACCTGCTGATAATCCCGGACACCCGAAGGGCCGGCATTATCAACGGCGACAGCGAACTGGCCAACAAGTATGTACTCACTGACAGCACCAGTTACTGGGTTGAAACCAAATA
It includes:
- a CDS encoding FG-GAP-like repeat-containing protein; translated protein: MKINYPKDFQNKIEELKHQSSLLMHSMEDGSFYRLSIARRREQINRVKGLYNGLLGHMKMPELKGMLLATALLLSSTGCDLINLNHGQSPDRVSNNNPPDVPTLAHRSQITSSIFSFDASAATDPDGDALEFSWNFTGQNSGATYNSSTAAGSVDLSENDIFDVTLTVKDENGAANIQSAQFRHLAPAFTGSDGAATFGDLAAISTEPTFTFTDIDNDGDLDMFSIESTNYSSISGNDFYFHQNTGTAAAPNFAAPILANSAPYNITTANPMVNTAGLTFADMDGDGDVDMLHSEDATVLLTTNGGTADAPDFFPGRSSLTNFTPSAGTEKSVAAADLDNDGDQDLLLGLDTGYLQLHINQGTPEVHDFGNVTPGNMLDSSMATIDLGTGVVVQLADLDRDGDFDIFAGNNAGTLYFLENTGDPSNPVFAPPVSNGFGLTQAYSGPIIPATADIDGDGDRDLISVTYRNYSPYYDAYIQFFENTEF
- a CDS encoding DUF134 domain-containing protein produces the protein MPGRRKRRNCRSLEGGRNFKPSGVPSYSLERISLDLDEFEAVRLCDHEGKSQIEAARIMEISRGTVQRLLESGRWKITEILLHNHELVIPESPGDDAQ
- a CDS encoding DUF2256 domain-containing protein, encoding MRISEQQKICPVCGRPFSNRKRWDSRGQWEQIKYCSDSCRRKRKHIKQQ
- a CDS encoding TIGR03032 family protein, which encodes MAYTTQPPAPFTCSYSPNIPEFFNQAGCTLVISTYQAGKVIFLSALNDERLVQLPRNFTGAMALGLKDNHLAVSEGGRVVVLKSDQGLAAGYPRQPGVYETLFVPRNIYFTGQINLHALEWGEDGLYGMNTQFSCICTIDDEYSFTPFWTPPNISRLVPEDRCHLNGMAMENGRPAFATAFNTGDSKRSWKEGLPGGGVLFHVDSGEVLLEDLQMPHTPRLWDGKLYMLLSATGELICADPETRSYDVVRKIGGFVRGMAKFGDFVFIAYSRLRQNSSVFARLDIDREHSRAGVDIIHLPTAAKVGEIRYESSVDEIFDLLIIPDTRRAGIINGDSELANKYVLTDSTSYWVETK
- a CDS encoding flavin reductase family protein, which translates into the protein MHINREEIDGLDRIFRLNLINSVTGIKPANLVGTRSLDGRENLAIISSVVHIGSNPPLIGFFVRPSQQTRRHSYINLRETGVYSINHLPSTMSRQGHWTSAKFGREESEFAYCGFTPEYIEGFPAPLVQESRIKIALEFRQAIPVSLNDTTLVIGEVIHLLADDELIGSQGALDLEQSGSAGISGVSGYYVLNKTAEYPYARREELPDTWK